Proteins encoded together in one Carya illinoinensis cultivar Pawnee chromosome 3, C.illinoinensisPawnee_v1, whole genome shotgun sequence window:
- the LOC122304879 gene encoding leucine-rich repeat receptor-like kinase protein SUNN, with protein sequence MLPSEFTRYKKLKLWMAQTNLVGEIANTIGEMASLKHLDLLSNYLSWKILSSFFMLRNLHIVYLYKNDLSGEIPHVVEALNLDVIDLSKNNLTGMIPNDFGKLRKLSDFGWYSMLEEFQVASNWFTSQLLEHLCYNGRLMGVEDFENNLGGEVPSNQLSRHIPIGLWTSLNMSILKLSDNSFMGELLERFSQKLSQLEMSSNWFKIYRKGKPGLDSKWKLTSFHNLNFTKSDILLGLTENNVIAGSGGSGKVYHVSFNNSCDNVDMKNSFAIAERLKKGDNSKLIAYDYLENRNLDQWLQYGKSEASTVSGSVCHVGHLDWPKRLHIATKVAQGLAYMLHDCSQPIVHQDVKSCNMLLDFNFNAQMGNFGLAKMFIMEG encoded by the exons ATGCTACCTTCTGAGTTCACCAGGTATAAGAAGCTGAAACTTTGGATGGCCCAAACGAATTTGGTTGGGGAAATCGCAAACACGATTGGAGAGATGGCATCACTGAAGCATTTGGATTTGTTGAGCAACTATCTGAGCTGGAAAATCCTGAGCAGTTTCTTTATGCTAAGGAATTTACATATAGTTTACCTTTACAAAAACGACTTGTCTGGGGAGATTCCTCATGTTGTTGAAGCTTTGAACCTAGATGTCATCGATCTCTCAAAGAATAATTTGACTGGGATGATTCCCAATGATTTTGGAAAACTTAGAAAACTTTCAG ACTTTGGTTGGTATTCAATGCTTGAAGAGTTTCAGGTTGCGTCCAATTGGTTTACGAGTCAATTGCTAGAACACTTGTGTTATAATGGAAGATTGATGGGAGTGGAAGATTTTGAAAACAACCTAGGTGGAGAAGTGCCCAG TAATCAACTCTCTAGGCATATTCCTATTGGTCTGTGGACATCACTAAACATGAGTATCTTGAAGTTAAGTGATAATTCTTTTATGGGTGAGCTTCTTGAGAGATTTTCACAGAAGCTTTCACAGTTGGAGATGAGCAGCAACTGGTTCAA AATTTACAGAAAAGGAAAGCCTGGATTGGACTCCAAATGGAAGCTCACCTCATTCCATAATCTGAATTTCACAAAATCAGACATTTTGTTGGGACTGACTGAAAATAATGTGATTGCCGGTAGTGGTGGGTCAGGGAAGGTATACCacgtttcttttaataattcatGTGATAATGTTGATATGAAGAACTCATTTGCAATAGCGGAAAGGTTGAAGAAAGG TGACAATTCAAAACTTATTGCCTACGATTATTTGGAAAACCGTAACCTAGACCAATGGTTGCAATATGGAAAGAGTGAAGCATCAACTGTCTCAGGTTCAGTCTGTCACGTAGGCCACCTAGATTGGCCTAAGAGGTTGCACATAGCAACTAAGGTTGCTCAAGGGCTCGCCTATATGCTCCACGATTGCTCACAGCCCATTGTTCATCAAGATGTGAAGTCATGCAACATGCTTTTGGATTTCAACTTTAATGCACAAATGGGTAATTTTGGTCTGGCCAAGATGTTTATCATGGAGGGATAA